One segment of Panulirus ornatus isolate Po-2019 chromosome 33, ASM3632096v1, whole genome shotgun sequence DNA contains the following:
- the LOC139759570 gene encoding putative ammonium transporter 2 isoform X1: MAAESVDQDVTARPTQANEGEETNSEPTTSLVEGLLNASRQLLLESSSAASNLVSEVLNMTESMVQLNTSDLVVSVSQEPGTAELNGTTETFPLNMTDALGIIDYANSTEGATPGATVNITYNSRGGGVQGGDPGEFGNDAAWILTATFIIFTMQSGFGLLESGAVSMKNETNIMVKNVVDVVLGGFTYWLFGYALSFGKSEWTNPFCGWGDFAINPSESEMGKTYTTFFFQLSFATTATTIVSGAIAERFNFVAYVLFSAVNTVVYCIPAGWIWGDHGFLNKLGVVDIAGSCGVHLCGGASALVAAKMVGPRIGRYDDSEDPLPMGSPTNAILGMFMLWWGWLGFNCGSTFGITDHLWKYAARTAVITLQSSIGGGLAGMSLSWYKNHRLEIADVVNSVLGALVSITAGCALFTSWEALFIGIVGGLIAVLAMPVFDKFHIDDPVGATSVHGLCGIWAMVAIGLFVQEDTLIGFTGGHAGVFRGGGFYLLGVQCLACLCISVWAMCSTFTILFIVNRFVIKIRMSEWEELVGADFAEHGIRRRQIGVSRAVSVLGLQHNGFDYSDIAPQGDNPCHVKVLQRLSSLESRRESTVSKAVAQVTRGNHKNSSLPAFLLNGDATNRSKQTAATDEITPIGAPDALQAWK, translated from the exons ATGGCGGCGGAAAGTGTCGACCAAGACGTCACTGCCCGGCCGACACAAGCCAACGAGGGAGAAGAGACGAACAG CGAGCCTACGACATCGCTGGTGGAAGGGTTACTCAACGCCTCGAGACAACTGCTGCTCGAGAG cAGTTCAGCGGCGTCGAATTTGGTGTCTGAAGTTCTGAACATGACGGAGAGCATGGTGCAACTCAATACGAG TGACTTAGTGGTCTCAGTGAGCCAAGAACCTGGGACTGCGGAGCTAAACGGGACGACGGAGACCTTCCCGCTGAACATGACGGATGCTCTCGGCATCATCGACTACGCCAACAGCACGGAGGGCGCGACGCCCGGCGCCACCGTCAACATCACCTACAATTCTCGGGGCGGAGGTGTCCAAGGGGGCGATCCGGGCGAATTCGGTAACGACGCCGCTTGGATTCTGACCGCCACCTTCATCATTTTCACCATGCAgtcag GGTTCGGGCTCCTGGAGTCCGGTGCTGTGTCTATGAAGAACGAGACGAATATCATGGTCAAGAACGTGGTAGACGTGGTGCTGGGAGGCTTCACCTACTGGCTCTTCGGCTACGCCCTCTCCTTCGGCAAGTCCGAATGGACCAACCCCTTCTGCGGATGGGGAGACTTTGCCATCAACCCCAGCGAGAGTGAGATGGGAAAAACGTACACCACCTTCTTCTTCCAACTCTCCTTCgccactacagccaccactatCGTGTCCGGAGCCATCGCTGAgag GTTCAACTTCGTGGCGTACGTGCTCTTCTCGGCGGTGAACACAGTGGTGTACTGCATCCCGGCTGGGTGGATCTGGGGCGACCACGGCTTTCTCAACAAGCTGGGAGTGGTGGACATCGCGGGTTCCTGTGGCGTCCATCTGTGTGGCGGAGCCTCAG ctctggtggcggcCAAAATGGTGGGCCCAAGAATCGGCCGCTACGATGACAGCGAAGATCCTCTTCCCATGGGTTCTCCAACCAACGCCATCCTGGGCATGTTCATGCTCTGGTGGGGCTGGCTCGGCTTCAACTGCGGCAG CACCTTCGGGATCACGGACCACTTGTGGAAGTACGCCGCACGCACGGCCGTCATCACGCTTCAGTCCAGCATCGGCGGAGGTCTGGCCGGgatgagtctctcctggtacaagAACCACCGCCTCGAAATCGCCGACGTGGTCAACAGCGTCCTCGGGGCGCTCGTCAGCATCACAG CTGGCTGCGCGCTCTTCACCTCCTGGGAGGCGCTGTTCATCGGAATCGTCGGGGGCCTCATCGCAGTGCTGGCCATGCCCGTCTTCGACAAGTTTCATATCGACGACCCCGTAGGAGCCACCTCCGTCCATG GTCTGTGTGGTATATGGGCCATGGTAGCCATTGGCCTCTTCGTGCAGGAGGACACTCTGATCGGCTTCACTGGGGGCCACGCAGGTGTCTTCAGAG GTGGTGGGTTCTACCTGCTGGGGGTGCAGTGCCTGGCTTGCCTCTGCATCTCCGTGTGGGCCATGTGTTCCACCTTCACCATCCTGTTC ATCGTGAATAGGTTCGTCATAAAGATCCGCATGAGTGAGTGGGAGGAGCTGGTCGGGGCCGACTTCGCGGAACACGGGATCCGGAGGCGACAGATTGGGGTCTCCAGAGCTGTGTCGGTCCTTGGTCTTCAGCACAATGGCTTCGACTATAGCGACATTGCACCCCAGGGAGACAacccat GCCACGTGAAGGTCCTTCAACGCCTCTCATCTCTGGAGTCCCGTCGGGAGTCCACAGTATCCAAGGCTGTGGCGCAGGTAACCCGAGGTAACCACAAGAACTCAAGTCTCCCCGCCTTTCTCCTCAACGGCGACGCCACGAACCGGAGCAAACAGACAGCGGCCACAGACGAGATCACGCCCATCGGCGCCCCCGATGCATTGCAAGCTTGGAAGTGA
- the LOC139759570 gene encoding putative ammonium transporter 2 isoform X2 — protein MAAESVDQDVTARPTQANEGEETNSEPTTSLVEGLLNASRQLLLESSAASNLVSEVLNMTESMVQLNTSDLVVSVSQEPGTAELNGTTETFPLNMTDALGIIDYANSTEGATPGATVNITYNSRGGGVQGGDPGEFGNDAAWILTATFIIFTMQSGFGLLESGAVSMKNETNIMVKNVVDVVLGGFTYWLFGYALSFGKSEWTNPFCGWGDFAINPSESEMGKTYTTFFFQLSFATTATTIVSGAIAERFNFVAYVLFSAVNTVVYCIPAGWIWGDHGFLNKLGVVDIAGSCGVHLCGGASALVAAKMVGPRIGRYDDSEDPLPMGSPTNAILGMFMLWWGWLGFNCGSTFGITDHLWKYAARTAVITLQSSIGGGLAGMSLSWYKNHRLEIADVVNSVLGALVSITAGCALFTSWEALFIGIVGGLIAVLAMPVFDKFHIDDPVGATSVHGLCGIWAMVAIGLFVQEDTLIGFTGGHAGVFRGGGFYLLGVQCLACLCISVWAMCSTFTILFIVNRFVIKIRMSEWEELVGADFAEHGIRRRQIGVSRAVSVLGLQHNGFDYSDIAPQGDNPCHVKVLQRLSSLESRRESTVSKAVAQVTRGNHKNSSLPAFLLNGDATNRSKQTAATDEITPIGAPDALQAWK, from the exons ATGGCGGCGGAAAGTGTCGACCAAGACGTCACTGCCCGGCCGACACAAGCCAACGAGGGAGAAGAGACGAACAG CGAGCCTACGACATCGCTGGTGGAAGGGTTACTCAACGCCTCGAGACAACTGCTGCTCGAGAG TTCAGCGGCGTCGAATTTGGTGTCTGAAGTTCTGAACATGACGGAGAGCATGGTGCAACTCAATACGAG TGACTTAGTGGTCTCAGTGAGCCAAGAACCTGGGACTGCGGAGCTAAACGGGACGACGGAGACCTTCCCGCTGAACATGACGGATGCTCTCGGCATCATCGACTACGCCAACAGCACGGAGGGCGCGACGCCCGGCGCCACCGTCAACATCACCTACAATTCTCGGGGCGGAGGTGTCCAAGGGGGCGATCCGGGCGAATTCGGTAACGACGCCGCTTGGATTCTGACCGCCACCTTCATCATTTTCACCATGCAgtcag GGTTCGGGCTCCTGGAGTCCGGTGCTGTGTCTATGAAGAACGAGACGAATATCATGGTCAAGAACGTGGTAGACGTGGTGCTGGGAGGCTTCACCTACTGGCTCTTCGGCTACGCCCTCTCCTTCGGCAAGTCCGAATGGACCAACCCCTTCTGCGGATGGGGAGACTTTGCCATCAACCCCAGCGAGAGTGAGATGGGAAAAACGTACACCACCTTCTTCTTCCAACTCTCCTTCgccactacagccaccactatCGTGTCCGGAGCCATCGCTGAgag GTTCAACTTCGTGGCGTACGTGCTCTTCTCGGCGGTGAACACAGTGGTGTACTGCATCCCGGCTGGGTGGATCTGGGGCGACCACGGCTTTCTCAACAAGCTGGGAGTGGTGGACATCGCGGGTTCCTGTGGCGTCCATCTGTGTGGCGGAGCCTCAG ctctggtggcggcCAAAATGGTGGGCCCAAGAATCGGCCGCTACGATGACAGCGAAGATCCTCTTCCCATGGGTTCTCCAACCAACGCCATCCTGGGCATGTTCATGCTCTGGTGGGGCTGGCTCGGCTTCAACTGCGGCAG CACCTTCGGGATCACGGACCACTTGTGGAAGTACGCCGCACGCACGGCCGTCATCACGCTTCAGTCCAGCATCGGCGGAGGTCTGGCCGGgatgagtctctcctggtacaagAACCACCGCCTCGAAATCGCCGACGTGGTCAACAGCGTCCTCGGGGCGCTCGTCAGCATCACAG CTGGCTGCGCGCTCTTCACCTCCTGGGAGGCGCTGTTCATCGGAATCGTCGGGGGCCTCATCGCAGTGCTGGCCATGCCCGTCTTCGACAAGTTTCATATCGACGACCCCGTAGGAGCCACCTCCGTCCATG GTCTGTGTGGTATATGGGCCATGGTAGCCATTGGCCTCTTCGTGCAGGAGGACACTCTGATCGGCTTCACTGGGGGCCACGCAGGTGTCTTCAGAG GTGGTGGGTTCTACCTGCTGGGGGTGCAGTGCCTGGCTTGCCTCTGCATCTCCGTGTGGGCCATGTGTTCCACCTTCACCATCCTGTTC ATCGTGAATAGGTTCGTCATAAAGATCCGCATGAGTGAGTGGGAGGAGCTGGTCGGGGCCGACTTCGCGGAACACGGGATCCGGAGGCGACAGATTGGGGTCTCCAGAGCTGTGTCGGTCCTTGGTCTTCAGCACAATGGCTTCGACTATAGCGACATTGCACCCCAGGGAGACAacccat GCCACGTGAAGGTCCTTCAACGCCTCTCATCTCTGGAGTCCCGTCGGGAGTCCACAGTATCCAAGGCTGTGGCGCAGGTAACCCGAGGTAACCACAAGAACTCAAGTCTCCCCGCCTTTCTCCTCAACGGCGACGCCACGAACCGGAGCAAACAGACAGCGGCCACAGACGAGATCACGCCCATCGGCGCCCCCGATGCATTGCAAGCTTGGAAGTGA